From Silene latifolia isolate original U9 population unplaced genomic scaffold, ASM4854445v1 scaffold_75, whole genome shotgun sequence, one genomic window encodes:
- the LOC141640278 gene encoding uncharacterized protein LOC141640278: MPVTNQVEYTWEGTPAAARSQARQTEALEQQNFARGVERQSQGHLRPTGKETYIEQQYQELRSLLRRVPGMPLPMEMAAPESYADSPFTDDIATVALPKGFSVPTMTLFDGTTDPCDHISQFKQKMMVTTATGASNEACMCKGFGSTLTGAALQWFVGLPNGTISSFADLVNAFNQQFSSSRRTPKQPSDLYRIVQEIGESIKDYVTRFNAEKVSIRGCDMSTAINAFRQGLDKESNLYKELTMYPCERFEEVHQRATAALRLEEDILARKGITNFDKTSGKFAPEKKDDRAKPYSRPNVSRIAEKTQQIDDSPHPSKLSEYGFNTEMEGLLKALRSLGDQVRWPKPPTQDRPNDDKDSSKRCEWHQDIGHKTEDCYKLRREVKFQVRKGNLDHLLSRGAKQDRREAANQVLPSAPPICTKIINMITGGSELAGLTYSAAKRKATGSKGGHPETSCRVSQSNLPPGNFR, translated from the coding sequence ATGCCAGTTACGAATCAAGTTGAATATACCTGGGAAGGCACTCCGGCGGCAGCAAGATCGCAGGCACGTCAAACAGAAGCCCTGGAACAGCAGAACTTCGCACGAGGAGTAGAACGTCAGTCACAGGGGCATCTGCGACCCACCGGGAAAGAGACATACATAGAACAGCAGTACCAAGAACTACGGAGCCTCCTCCGGAGGGTCCCAGGAATGCCTCTGCCTATGGAGATGGCTGCACCAGAAAGCTATGCTGACTCACCATTCACTGACGATATAGCTACAGTGGCCTTACCAAAAGGATTTAGCGTCCCAACGATGACCCTCTTCGATGGAACCACAGACCCCTGTGATCATATCAGTCaattcaagcagaagatgatggttACTACCGCCACGGGAGCCTCAAATGAGGCATGTATGTGTAAAGGATTCGGTTCAACCTtaaccggagcagcattacaatggttcgttGGCCTGCCTAACGGGACCATAAGTTCATTCGCCGATCTGGTCAACGCCTTCAACCAACAGTTCTCTAGCAGCCGGAGAACACCCAAGCAGCCAAGTGATCTATACAGGATCGTGCAGGAGATAGGTGAGTCAATCAAAGACTACGTAACTAGGTTCAATGCGGAAAAAGTCTCAATACGAGGCTGTGATATGTCCACTGCCATCAACGCCTTCAGGCAGGGCTTGGATAAGGagtcaaacctctacaaagaattaACGATGTATCCTTGTGAGAGATTTGAGGAAGTCCATCAGAGAGCTACTGCAGCGTTAAGGTTGGAAGAAGACATACTGGCTAGAAAGGGTATAACAAACTTCGACAAGACAAGCGGGAAATTCGCACCAGAAAAGAAAGACGACAGAGCTAAGCCGTACAGCAGACCCAATGTCAGCAGGATAGCAGAAAAAACTCAGCAAATTGACGATTCTCCGCATCCTTCTAAGCTATCAGAATACGGATTCAACACCGAAATGGAAGGACTGCTGAAAGCACTAAGGAGCCTGGGTGATCAGGTAAGGTGGCCGAAACCTCCCACTCAGGACCGACCCAACGACGACAAAGACAGCAGCAAAAGATGTGAATGGCACCAGGACATAGGTCACAAAACAGAAGATTGCTACAAGTTGCGGAGGGAGGTGAAGTTCCAGGTACGCAAGGGGAACTTggaccacctgttatcacgtggggCCAAGCAGGATAGAAGAGAAGCAGCAAATCAGGTGCTTCCTTCTGCTCCACCTATATGCACGAAGATTATTAACATGATAACAGGCGGATCTGAGCTAGCAGGTTTGACATATTCCGCTGCCAAGAGGAAAGCCACCGGGAGCAAAGGGGGTCATCCAGAAACTTCGTGCAGAGTAAGCCAGAGCAATTTACCCCCCGGTAACTTTCGATGA